The following proteins are co-located in the Amyelois transitella isolate CPQ chromosome W, ilAmyTran1.1, whole genome shotgun sequence genome:
- the LOC132904063 gene encoding uncharacterized protein LOC132904063: protein MIHGPCGSLNFNAPCMSDGKCIKKYPKPYLDDTKTEEDGYPKYRRRSPKNGGFTAKIRIQGKDELEIDNQWVVPYNPLLSKMFQAHINVEYCNSVKSIKYICKYVNKGSDMAVFQIVQNSEQNNRNDEIFMYQMGRYINSNEAAWRIFSFPIHEREPAVQHLAVHLENGQRVYFTREWARKIASEPPENTTLTAFFQLCQTDSFAKTLLYVDVPIYYTWDKTRKIFQRRKQGIPEEGHPKIMKADTIGRVYTVHPNNAECFYLRMLLHEIRGPTSFTDLRTINGYLCQTYRELCQRLGLLENNNHWELTLQEATLTASAEQLRELFAIILTTCNPSNPKRLWDAFKRSMSDDILYQIRQTNPELTIEFNDDIFNETLIRLEDKCLAINNQALVELGMPAPQRNAFSVLNYEITKEKSYNTNELLEYIAHNKPLLNDNQKKFTTL, encoded by the coding sequence ATGATTCACGGACCATGTGGATCATTAAACTTCAATGCACCATGCATGAGTGAtggaaaatgtataaaaaaatatccaaaaccATACTTGGATGATACAAAAACTGAAGAAGACGGCTATCCCAAATATAGAAGACGATCACCGAAAAACGGTGGCTTCACAGCAAAAATACGAATACAAGGCAAAGACGAACTGGAAATAGATAACCAATGGGTAGTACCATATAACCCACTACTTTCGAAAATGTTCCAAGCTCACATAAACGTTGAATACTGCAATTCagtaaaatctattaaatacatatgtaagtacgtCAACAAAGGTAGTGATATGGCAGTATTTCAAATAGTCCAAAATAGCGaacaaaataacagaaatGATGAGATTTTCATGTACCAAATGGGAAGATACATCAACAGTAACGAAGCAGCATGGAGGATTTTTAGTTTTCCCATACATGAACGCGAACCAGCTGTGCAGCATCTAGCAGTACATTTGGAGAATGGACAAAGAGTTTACTTCACAAGAGAGTGGGCTAGAAAAATTGCAAGCGAACCACCTGAGAACACAACATTAACAGCTTTTTTCCAACTGTGCCAAACGGATTCATTCGCAAAGACATTACTGTATGTTGACGTCCCTATTTATTATACGTGGGACAAAACAAGGAAAATTTTTCAACGACGAAAACAAGGAATACCAGAGGAGGGTCATCCAAAAATCATGAAAGCTGACACAATAGGTCGAGTATACACTGTACATCCAAACAATGCCGAATGTTTCTATCTCCGGATGTTGTTACACGAAATACGGGGACCAACAAGTTTCACAGATCTAAGGACTATTAACGGCTACCTATGCCAGACGTACAGAGAATTATGTCAACGCTTAGGATTATTGGAAAACAATAACCACTGGGAATTAACACTACAAGAAGCTACACTCACAGCTTCAGCTGAACAACTTCGGGAGTTATTCGCCATAATTCTAACAACATGTAACCCATCAAACCCAAAACGACTATGGGACGCTTTCAAGAGGAGTATGAGTGATGATATATTGTACCAAATCCGACAAACTAACCCAGAACTGACTATAGAATTCAATGATGACATCTTCAATGAAACACTCATTCGCTTAGAAGATAAATGTTTAGCAATAAATAACCAGGCTTTAGTAGAACTTGGAATGCCAGCACCACAAAGAAATGCTTTCAGTGTGTTAAACTACgaaattacaaaagaaaaaagctaCAACACCAATGAACTGCTTGAATACATTGCTCACAACAAACCACTCCTCAATGACAatcaaaaaaagtttacaacgTTATAA